In the genome of Dermacentor silvarum isolate Dsil-2018 chromosome 1, BIME_Dsil_1.4, whole genome shotgun sequence, one region contains:
- the LOC125942375 gene encoding tigger transposable element-derived protein 6-like: MTTEIFQAWLRQLDRRLAANARKVLFVLDNCSAHTKVSGLENIELLFLPPNTTASLQPMDQGIIQFVKSRYRRQVLERMLLCMETGKQCEISLLSAIHVLPYVWNNTPPEVIANCFRHSGFVHDAADPDVVADVESGEEQDGRYVNIMPADVRLRDYFAIDNDVAVAGIVTDSDIVAEVMDGEGESADEDPNDSDERPRPPMTEAAHALTVLEDICMVSLDSVRRLSHLQELRKIVISSHISSAKQTAITDFFKK; encoded by the coding sequence ATGACCACTGAAATATTTCAAGCTTGGCTGCGTCAGCTAGACCGCCGCTTGGCGGCCAACGCTAGAAAGGTGCTGTTCgtgctggataactgcagtgcgcacACGAAGGTGTCCGGGCTCGAAAACATTGAACTTCTATTTCTGCCTCCGAATACAACGGCTTCCCTGCAGCCGATGGACCAGGGAATTATACAGTTTGTGAAAAGCCGCTATCGACGGCAGGTACTCGAGCGTATGTTGCTCTGCATGGAGACAGGCAAGCAATGCGAGATAAGCCTACTCAGCGCAATCCATGTGCTCCCGTACGTGTGGAACAACACGCCACCTGAAGTAATCGCCAACTGCTTCAGGCACAGCGGCTTCGTACACGACGCTGCTGACCCAGATGTGGTGGCCGATGTTGAAAGCGGCGAAGAGCAAGACGGGCGCTACGTTAACATCATGCCAGCTGATGTGCGCCTGCGCGATTACTTCGCAATAGACAATGATGTTGCCGTTGCCGGCATAGTGACAGACAGTGATATCGTCGCCGAGGTCATGGATGGGGAAGGGGAATCGGCGGACGAGGACCCCAACGATTCAGACGAGCGTCCACGCCCCCCAATGACTGAGGCTGCGCACGCATTGACCGTTTTAGAGGACATCTGCATGGTTTCCTTGGACAGTGTGCGCAGACTGAGTCATTTACAGGAACTTCGCAAAATTGTGATTTCCTCGCACATTTCCTCCGCGAAGCAAACCGCTATCACAGACTTCTTTAAGAAATAA
- the LOC125942376 gene encoding tigger transposable element-derived protein 6-like has translation MNIDSFNASEEWFDRFKKRHGLVFRNVCGEEGAVNESVVHDWRSGLSARLSAYEPCNIFNADETALFFKALPDKTISFKGDPCVGGKRSKERVTVLLAANMTGTEWLPLLVIGKAAKPRCFKNIKQLPVDYRFN, from the coding sequence ATGAACATTGACTCTTTCAATGCGTCGGAAGAGTGGTTCGACCGCTTCAAGAAGCGACATGGGCTGGTGTTCCGCAACGTGTGCGGTGAAGAAGGTGCCGTCAACGAAAGTGTTGTCCATGACTGGCGGTCTGGACTTTCCGCACGCCTTTCTGCGTACGAGCCGTGCAACATTTTCAACGCTGACGAGACAGCGCTCTTTTTCAAGGCTCTGCCTGATAAGACAATCTCGTTTAAGGGGGACCCGTGCGTCGGCGGGAAACGCAGTAAAGAGCGGGTGACGGTTCTTCTGGCTGCGAACATGACCGGCACAGAGTGGCTGCCGCTGTTGGTGATAGGAAAGGCAGCGAAGCCAAGATGTTTTAAGAACATTAAGCAGCTGCCTGTTGACTACCGCTTTAACTGA